TGAAATAGTTGTTTGAATTAATACTTCTGATTGGTATGACGATGAAAGATCTGAATTATTTTTCAGTTTTAATATAATTGTAGCTCTTGGCTGAACATCTGGACCACCAACAATAAAAGGATCAGTTGAGGGTTTAATATAAAATTCTAATTTATCAACTTCAACACCTTTTGGAGTAACACTATCCCAAGTAATCCCTTCATCTATGCTCATTATTAAACATTTCCCAACGCCAGCCGGACAACTGCCGCACCCCTCGCATAATTTAAAAAAAGTTTTTATGTCATCATTATCTCTAATATATATTTCATCGTCACATATTAAAACAGGATCAGAAAAATCGCTGTAAGAAATAGTTCCCGTTCTTATATATCTTGACATTAATTCAATTGAATAACGGGCGCTAGCAAATAGCTTTTGCCTAACAATAATTTTTCTTTGCGCCGTAATTGAAGTAATAAAAATATCAGCCATAATAGAAATAGTAATTGTAAAAATAGCCAAAACAACAATAATTTCCATAAGTGTAAATCCGCGCTGATTTTTTTTTATGCTTATAAATTTCATATTTCAAAATTAATTTTTTTGCTTTTGAAAATAATTTTGTCCCGCAATATCTGCGGGATTAATTCAATTTTAAATGACATAATGACATAATGTTTAAATATTAAAAATTAAAACATTAAATATTTCAATCAAAATTCTAAATTCTAAATTCAAATTTACTTCCAATTATACAGCTTGTCTCTTGCTAAAACAGATTTCCCGTCTCCCCATATAACTTCAGAAATCACTTGAATTCCGATTTTATCGCTCCCAGGCGCCACATCATTGCATACTTGTCCGTCTTCAGCAATTGTTTCAACGCCATCTAATTCGCAAATCGGATATAATTTAATTAAACGATAAAAATTAGTCGGAATTCCTCCTGGCACAACGCCGTTCCTTTGCTCATAAACTTCGTTTTTTAAATACATTTTACAATACGGACTGCTAATAATATTTGGTTGAAACTGAAAATCCCAATCGCCAGTAGATTCGTCAAAATTTATAATAACTGTGTAATCTTTATTATTATAGAGCCCATCATCCCAAGCAGCTCCCACAACCCCTGAATCTATTCTTAACCAATTGCTATCTCTTTGATTTCTCGCAACTTCAATCCCCTCCCGCAACAAATTTGTCGCTATCATTCTATTGCTATTTTCTTTGTCCGAAGCAAGACTCATTATCACTAAAGAAATAATTGCTGACATTCCCATCGCGATAATCGCTATTGAAGCTGTTGCTTCAATAAGTCCTTGCCCTGTTTGTTTTAATATTTTTTTATTAAACATAAATTTATTCCATATCAATTTGCCCTGTAATTCTTTTAATTTTTATTGTTTTAAAATTAGAAGTAATATTGTGAATTACATCAATTTCAGCAACATTATCTAAAGTATCTTGATTAATGTAAATTTCAGCCTTTGGCAATTTAAAAATTATCGTTAGTTTATTAGAAGCAACGGGAATTAAATTAGATATGCAAACATCACCTAATAAATCAAAATCCTCTATTTTTTCAGTTCCATCATCATCATAAATATAATCTCCGTTCATGTCAGCAAAAAGAGTATAAGAAGATGGATTTGTGTCATTAAAATACGCTCCATAAGCTATTGGAATACTTCCATTATACATCTGTCCCGTCAAACTCATATTCTGAATTTTTTGCATATTAGACATTAAAACAAGAGCTGACTGCCTAAGATTTTCATCTTTTTTCCAAGAAGTAAAACTAGCAACGGAAATGCTAGTTATAATTACAATAATAGAAACTGAAACAAGAAGCTCTATTAAAGAAAATCCAAAAATGTTATTTTTTATTTTGTTAACTATTTTCATTATTAAAAAATAATATTAAAATACCATTCCCATATTTCCTTGCCGTATAATAAAATAATAACTGTCGCTACTGATAAAAATGTCCCTAAGGGAATTTGGCTTTTTATTTTTTTCTT
This genomic interval from Patescibacteria group bacterium contains the following:
- a CDS encoding type II secretion system protein, yielding MKFISIKKNQRGFTLMEIIVVLAIFTITISIMADIFITSITAQRKIIVRQKLFASARYSIELMSRYIRTGTISYSDFSDPVLICDDEIYIRDNDDIKTFFKLCEGCGSCPAGVGKCLIMSIDEGITWDSVTPKGVEVDKLEFYIKPSTDPFIVGGPDVQPRATIILKLKNNSDLSSSYQSEVLIQTTISTRIYDR
- a CDS encoding prepilin-type N-terminal cleavage/methylation domain-containing protein produces the protein MKIVNKIKNNIFGFSLIELLVSVSIIVIITSISVASFTSWKKDENLRQSALVLMSNMQKIQNMSLTGQMYNGSIPIAYGAYFNDTNPSSYTLFADMNGDYIYDDDGTEKIEDFDLLGDVCISNLIPVASNKLTIIFKLPKAEIYINQDTLDNVAEIDVIHNITSNFKTIKIKRITGQIDME